Proteins encoded together in one Porites lutea chromosome 2, jaPorLute2.1, whole genome shotgun sequence window:
- the LOC140926761 gene encoding beta-2 adrenergic receptor-like: protein MSEHEERNSFLLEKITIAEMVIAVCLALITTTGNLMVVITVYKDPYKELRTSSNFLVVNLAAADLIVGFIVEPLWALQYWVETDKSYSIASYLLIVLSVDASCLTVMFLTIERYIVLVRPLGRETIFSTLAIKIFIFLIWLTAVVISFLLIPFWKRRWYNLFLFTGIGCFLLLFMFCLYFRMFLIIRRFNNTILAQGTRQHLIQPDEASVMARKREQEVAKAIFLFVGTFALCWLPSVVTETIQYTTTNKISAHVLRAVLFIGLLNSALNPILYTFRMHSFRRALRRILRSRKSELAMVVQ, encoded by the coding sequence ATGAGTGAACACGAAGAAAGGAATTCATTTCTACTGGAGAAGATCACTATTGCTGAAATGGTCATTGCAGTTTGTCTAGCCCTAATAACAACCACAGGCAACCTCATGGTAGTTATCACTGTGTACAAAGACCCTTACAAAGAGCTCCGAACCAGTTCAAACTTCCTAGTAGTAAACCTGGCTGCAGCAGACCTCATTGTAGGTTTTATAGTAGAACCTCTTTGGGCCCTTCAGTACTGGGTGGAGACAGACAAAAGCTATTCTATTGCGTCTTATTTATTGATTGTTCTTTCAGTCGATGCCTCGTGTTTGACAGTTATGTTTTTGACAATTGAGAGATACATCGTTCTGGTGAGGCCCCTAGGAAGAGAGACGATTTTCAGCACCCTAGCCATAAAGatcttcattttcttgatttGGCTTACCGCAGTAGTCATTAGCTTTCTATTAATACCATTTTGGAAGAGGCGCTGGtacaatttgtttctttttactgGTATCGGTTGTTTTCTCCTATTATTTATGTTTTGCTTGTATTTCCGCATGTTCCTAATAATTCGGAGATTCAACAATACAATCCTCGCGCAAGGAACTCGACAACACCTTATTCAACCGGACGAAGCGAGCGTCATGGCTAGAAAGCGAGAACAGGAAGTCGCTAAAGCTATCTTTCTGTTTGTTGGTACATTTGCACTGTGCTGGCTTCCATCTGTTGTAACTGAAACTATACAGTACACCACAACTAATAAGATCTCTGCACATGTCCTTCGAGCGGTATTGTTTATTGGCCTTCTAAATTCTGCGTTAAATCCAATATTATATACATTCAGAATGCATAGTTTTCGAAGGGCGTTAAGAAGGATTTTACGTTCTAGAAAGTCAGAGTTGGCTATGGTTGTACAGTAG